The nucleotide window CCACGGCGGTGGCTATCGGGACCGCGCCTAGTTCGGGACCAGCTACCTTGTTGAAGTCAAGGCCAAGCTCCTTGGCTTTTTGAATTATAAGCTCCGCTATGAGCCCAAGGGCTTCGGGGTTCGTTATGAGCTTCTTAACGTCTATGTAGTAGTTGCTTTCCTTTCCAGATGTCAAGATGAAGTGGCCAAACTGTATGCAACCTTCCTCGAATATTAGGTCTATAAGGCGCTCCCTGCTCATATTCTCACCTAAGGCTAATTAGGGGAGAGATGTTTAAAAACCATCAGGTCGACTGAAAACTTTATAAACGGCCCCCATGAACCACACACGAGACGGGGTAACGACCCCGTGGGTGCCGAGTTGTGGTTTTAAAACCTCTCAGAGGTGATTGGAATGGTTCAGAAGGCTCACAGCTTTAGGAGAAAGACCAGGAAGAAGCTTCGCAAGCACCCGAGGAGGAGGGGCCTTCCCCCGCTCACCAGGTTCCTCCAGGAGTTTGAAGTTGGCCAGAGGGTTCACATAGTCATAGAGCCGAGCTACCACAAGGGCATGCCTGACCCGAGGTTCCATGGAAGGACAGGAGTCGTCGTTGGAAAGAGGGGTGACGCCTACATAGTTGAGGTGACGGATGGGGGCAAGGTTAAGACGCTCTTCATTCATCCAGTTCACCTAAGACCCCAGAAGTGACGAGCCATGATAGGCAGGAAGAGGCTTGCTGAGAGGTACATAACGATAGCAGAGGCCAAGGAGCTCCTCCTCAAAAGGCAGGAGGAGGATCTAAAGAAGGGCTTGGAGGAGCCGATGTTCTACGAGGCTAGGTTGGCCCTCGAACACGCTGAAAGGTTCGCCAAGGTTCCGGCGGAGAAGGCCAAGGAGATACGAGAGAGACTTATGTCGGAATTCGAGTGGATGGACGAAAGGCTTGCCAGCAAGATAATAGACATAATGCCTGAGGACAACTTTGACGTCCGCGTGATATTCGCCAAGGAAGAGTATCAACCAACCCCAGAGGAAGCCAAGAGGATAGTCGAAATACTTGACGAGTATAGGGAGTGACTTTTCCCTTTTATTCCTCTCGGTTCTTTTTGGCCTCGTAGTCGATAATCCACGTGAATGGAAAGGGTTTTATAGACTTTCGTTTTTAAAAACAAATCGGTGATTTGGATGAAAATCGTTGAAATAGATGTGAGGCTTCCCTGCAACAAGAGGGGAGCTCTCCTGAAGATGTTGTCTTCCAAGTTACGCGGGAAGATTAAAGAGGCCCATCTATATCCTCCTGACTCTAGGGGCTTCAGCGAGGTTCTCATAGAAGTTGAAACCGACGAAGACCCTTCTAGCATAATGTCTGAGCTCAGGAGAATACTCCATGGAGTTCCATTCAAGATAAAGGTCATGCAGGCATGAGAAAAATTTCAAGTCATGAGAATATTCTCAAGTATCTCTATAGCTTCTGCTATCCTTTTCTCGGGTTTTTCGTCCGTCTTAGGAAGCTCTAGGTTTATTATAACCCTCTCCTCCTTGCCTTCTTCCTCTATGTCATAGAGCTCCAGCTCCTCGACGTTGACGTCCTCGAACAGCGTCTCGAGCTCGGGAGTCAAAAGCTTTCTATTGTTGCCGTAGACCTCCACCCTAACTACGTCGTCCCTCGAAGAGACCAGTATGGCTATTTCGTAGTCCCCGACCTTCTTGGTAAACCTGACTACGTCCCCGTAGCTCATGGACTCCTCTCTGAAGCCCATCTCAGTTAGGGCTTTCCTAATTCTCTCAACCTTGTTCTTCATCCTCCTGAGGAGCTTCTCCCTAAGCTTAGCGCTCTCCTCAAGGGCCTTCTTAATTCCCTCACCAACTCTCTCGATGTCTCCCTCCCATATGCCGATGAGCTTGAGTCCAGAGGTTGAGGACCTAATTTCCAGCTTTATCTCGTCGGTATCGAAGTCGGATAGGTCATCTATTTTGAGCTCGCCGAGACGGAGGATTTCAAACTCTATTCTCACGGAGTTACCAAAGGTGCTTCCTCTGAATTTCACAGGGCCATCACCAAATGGGGGAAGTCCCGGAGTGTTTAAAAAGGTTGCTGGGGAAAGGGGCTGGGGATGAAGATGAGGATAGGCAAGGTCGAACGCCTGATACTAAATAAGTTGGAAAATAGTAAGCTCCACTTTGTGCTCATAGACCCGGATGACGTTCCGCCTAAGACCGCGGGAAGACTGGCGGCCCTCTGCGAGGAAACGGGTGTAGATGCCATAATGGTAGGGGGTTCCACCGGGGCAGAAGGAGAAGTTCTTGATAGTGTAGTTAAAGCTATAAAGGAGGCTTCAGGTTTGCCGGTTATACTCTTTCCAGGCTCCCACGGTGGGATAAGTAAATACGCTGACGCAATATTCTTTATGAGCCTGCTCAACTCGCGGAACCCCTTCTTCATAACGGGGGCTCAGGCTCTGGGAGCCTTCACGGTCAAGCGCTACGGTCTAGAACCAATCCCCATGGCCTACATCGTCGTGGAGCCGGGTGAGACCGTGGGATGGGTGGGTGATGCAAAGCCCATCCCGAGGCACAAGCCGAAGCTTGCAGCTGCATATGCCCTTGCAGGTCAGTACCTCGGGATGCGCTTGGTTTATTTGGAAGCTGGTAGTGGAGCTCCTGAGCCCGTACCCCCCAAGATGGTCAAGGTAGTGAAGGCGGCCATAGATGTGCCTCTCATAGTTGGAGGAGGGATAAGGAGGGGTGAGCAGGCAAGGAAACTTATTGAGGCCGGCGCTGACATAATAGTCACGGGAACTGCCATAGAAAAATCAAGTTCCCTTGATGAGGCTAGAAAGAAGCTCGAAGAGATAAATAGGGCAATTAAATCCGTTTGTCCTTGACTTTCTTTATCACGAACTCACAATGGGAGGCTCCTTGACCCTGGCACCTAACCTCTTTTCCTTCCCACTTCTCTCCCGTGAAATCTTCCACGAATTGGGCTATTGCACCGGCATAATTGACGTGGGCGTGGTAGGGGAACCTCTCTATTCTTGGGAAGAGATTTTTACCCCTGAGAACGATCAGCTCATCCGTCATCTGAACGAACTCGAGATGACCCCCTCCCAAGACTTTCGTCGTAGATAGCAGGCCCATCAGCGCATCCTCAAGGTTTTCGTGTTTTTTTCGAATAAGGCTACCGTATCCCTTGAACTCCCACTTACCCCATAAGTATAGGAATCTCTCTCCCTCCTCAGGTCCAAGATAATTATAAACGAACTCTACTAGAGAGGCTTCGCTCTCCTCTACGACGATTTGGACCCTCTCAGTACCCAACCACAAATTACCCTCGTCGTCAAGTTTAAGGGAATTTTTCAGGACCTCCAGATTTTCATAAGCCTCGGATAAGGGAACTATTCCGTTTTTAGCCTTTGTATAGGGGAAGCAATTCTGAGGAGATGATAGGGGATATGGAGATCTCGCAACCTTTGCGGTACCCTCCCTAACGTCAATAACGTACTCGAAGGGCACCAAAAGGGTTGCGAGATCCTTGCTCGAGAATACGTCAGAGTTCAGGGAAGCTATCGTCTGGGCTCCGAACTTCTTTATGGAGTTCACAAGCCTAACCATGACTCGAACGTAAACCTTGGGATCAGCTTGGAGCGTATAGAGGATGCTTAGGTCGTCGAGAACGAGAAAGTTGTAACTATCCCTCACTATGCTATCGCGGATGAGCGCGGTGGTTATGCTGAGGTCGAGAGGATTGGGGAGGACATTTTCTTCTTTAGATATGGGGGTTGGGAAGTAGAGGTTTGAAAATCCGTCTATTATCTTGAGCTTACCTTCCTCGACAGCCTTCTCGTAGTCTATCCCGAACGATTTAAGCCACGAAAAGAGATGGCTTGGCTCTTGTCTAAATTCCACAAGCAGAATGCGGTAATCTTGACTCAGGAGGGAATAAACAAGGTTATGAAGAAAGAGCACGTTATCCCCGTCTAGGCCACCCACGACTGCCACATTGTATCCTTTTCTGAAGCCACCTCCAAGTATCTGGTCAAGTCTCTCCACGCCCGACTTTATGAACTCCCCCTCCATAACTCAGGACGAATTCACTATGGTGGTTAAAAATTTTTCTGAAGGCTAGATGTTTGCAAACTTCTGAAGGACCTTCTTGAGGATAGCTCCATGTTGATCTTCATTGTGCATCACGCTCTTCGCGATATCCTTTATCACGGGATGTTGAGCTTTCTTTTGGAGCTCTCCATAACATTTTTTCATTCTCTCTTCCATCTCAACGACCCTTGCAAGCTTCTCCCTTATTTCTTTGGCCTTATCCACGGGTAGGAGGGAGGGCTCTGGGAATCCCTTCACGAGTTCTTCAAGGACCTCCTCCGGTGGTATCCTGACTCCCAGCTTTTCAAGGTCGGGTGGCAGTAACAAGGCTGGGAGACCGGGAACTAAAGCTACGCCATTATCGAGCTCCAGAACTGACTCCCTTATGGGCTCTAGCTCAGGGTAGAAAGGCTCAAGGTGCTCTTTCAAGAGTTTAGTAGCCTCTCTATATGCCCTTTCGATTGCTAAGGCCAGTTCCCTGTGGAATATCTTGTCAACCGCGAGCCTCAAGACTACCCTCTTGAGCTCGGCATCTTCGGGATCTTTAAGTTCTTTCAAAAGGTCGATGTACTCCTTCAGAGCTCTCTCCTCTACCTCCCTTATTCCCTTAACGGTCCCCGCGAGTCCCATTCTCTCACCTCCACCTGATTTTATTAACCTTGAGTATTTAAAATTTCCGCCGGAAACCCTTTAAGGAGGTTAGGGAACTCAGGCCGAGGTGAGAGCATGAAAGTCGTAGTTCCTGACACGAGCGTGATAGTGGATGGCAGGCTCATCCAGTACCTCCGTGAGCTTGGCGAGAAGGTTAAGGTTGTCATTCCCGAGGCCGTGATTGCTGAGATTGAGCACCAGGCGAATGCGGGGAGAGCGATAGGTCACGTGGGTTTGGAGGAACTCAAGAAGCTTAGGGCGATGGCTGACGAAGGGAAGATACTTCTTGAGTTCTACGGCGAGAGGCCGGACTTCTGGCAGATAAAGAGGGCTAAGGCGGGCGAGATAGACCACATGGTTAGAGAGGTAGCGAGAGAGCTCAACGCGACACTCATTACGGGTGACCAAGTTCAGAGGGACATAGCGATAGCTAAGGGAATCGACGTTATCTACTTAGAAAGCCGCAAGGAGCCGAGGATGAGGCTCGAGGACTTCTTCGATGAGGAAACCATGAGCGTTCACCTGAAGGCAGGGATAAAGCCTCTGGCAAAGAAAGGAAGGCCGGGAGAGTGGAAGCTTGTTCCCGTGAGGGACGAGCCTCTGACGGAGGAGGAGCTTGAGGAGATTGCTGATGATATAATCGAGAGGGCGAGGAGGGATAGGGAGAGCTTCATCGAGCTTGACGAGCAGGGCGCTACGGTTGTCCAGCTTAGGAATTACCGCATAGTAATCGCTAAGCCACCCTTTGCCGACAGGATAGAGATAACGGCCGTGAGGCCAGTCAAGAAGCTGAGCATAGAGGACTACAACCTCAGCGAGAAGCTTATGGAGAGACTAAGGGAGAGGGCCGAGGGAATACTCGTGGCGGGCCCACCTGGAGCCGGAAAGACGACTTTTGTTCAGGCTCTTGCCGAGTGGTATGCCTCCATGGGCAAGATAGTGAAGACAATGGAGAAGCCCCGCGACCTCCAAGTGAGTGAGGAGATAACCCAGTACACGGCCCTCGGAGGAAGCATGGAGAAAACGGGTGACATACTGCTCCTCGTGAGACCCGACTACACAATATTCGACGAGATGAGGAAGACGAGCGATTTCCTGATATACGCCGACCTTCGTTTAGCGGGCGTGGGAATGGTCGGTGTGGTGCACGCGACGAAGCCGATAGATGCAATTCAGCGCTTTATCGGTAGGATAGAGCTCGGAATGATACCGCAGATCGTTGATACTGTGATATTCATCAAGGCTGGCCGCGTTGCTAAAGTTCTGACTCTCGAGTACAAGGTCAAGGTACCCAGCGGCATGAAGGAAGAGGACCTAGCAAGGCCGGTTATAGAGGTCAGGGACTTTGAAACCGGGGAGCTCGAATACGAAATATACACCTTCGGCGAGGAAGTGAGCGTCGTCCCGGTCAAAAAGGAGGAAAAGGCTCCGGCATTAAGGCTTGCCGAGAAGAAGCTCAAGCAGGAGATAAAGAAGTTCTTGCCAGATGTTTACGCCGATGTCGAGATCATAAGCCCGCACAAGGCGGTCATATACGCGGACGAGTTCGACATCCCAGCGATAATAGGGAAGAAGGGCAAGAGGATAACCGAACTGGAGAAGAGGCTCGGAATAAGCATAGAGGTCAAGAGCTTCGCTGAGAAGGCACCGGAACCTAGGGAAAAGATCCCTGTGGACATCGAAGAGAAGAAGAAGAGCATAGTGCTGAGGGTCTCGCCGGACTACGCCAAGAGGCCCCTCAGATTCTATGGTGGCGGTGAGTACATATTCACCGCCACGCCGAGCAAGAAGGGCATAGTAAAGGTTGCCAAGAACACGCCCATAGGCAGGGAGCTCAAGAGACTCATAGATGAGGGCGTGGATATATGGGCCTCCCCCTAAATTTTCTCCACAACCATCCACTTCAAGCCCAGCCGTCTTAGTATTTCCTTTATCTTTTCGTCGGGCGGCTCATCAAACCTGTAGAGGTTGGTTCCCACGGAAACATCGCTCGCCCCGAAGCCAGGCACGGGTTCTCCGAACTCCGCGACCCCCCGGGAGAGCTCCTCCTCTATTCTCTTCTCGCTCGGGACCAAGTATGCCCTAAGGAGCTCGGCCTGCATCAGGAGGTAGTCTATGTGCCAGTGAGGCCTTTTCTCCTTCCTGAAGTGTCGAGCGATCCGACCCTCTAGGGAGTTCATGGCCGAACCCACGTAAACGTAGTAGCCAGCTCGGAGAAAGAAATTTCTGCCCTTTGTCTTTACATGGAAGTCCTCGGGAAGGAACAGGATGAGAAAATATCCCCCCTTCATCTCCCCGTGGTAACGTTGAAAAGAACTCCAAACGTCCCCAAGGTCGAGTTCACGTAGAACTCTCCTTCGATCCTCCACTCTATTTCCTCTAGTCTGCCATTCATTATGGCCCTGATTATCCCAGTGGGCATCGTGGGGTATCTCACCTCGAAAGTGCCCTTGAGTTTGATGGAGCTCCCAGCGGGTATCAGGATAATCCTGCTAATCTTGTAAGTGCCAATAGGGGTGTCGTTGGCAAATAGGGTGTATTCAAAGCCGTCTATCCTGACGCTCCGGTCTGTTGGATTATCTATTGTTACCGTGGCCACTAGAATAGCCCCATCCACGGATGCTTCCTCAACCTTTACCTCACTGAGCTCAATCTTGCAATCCTTTACAGGACCAACTGCAAAGTATTGGATGGCCAAGTATCCAAAATTTATTAGGGGAATGGCCATTATGAGACTCACGAGCACCAAAAGGCTACGTTTCATCCTCTTCCACCCTTAGTTTCAGGCCCGTATGTTCTTGCTTTATCCTTTCCACCTTCTCGGAAATTTCCTCACTGAGCCTTCTAAGCTTCTCGGCGAGGCCCTCTAACTCCTTTATTGCCTCCTCGAAGGCTTTCTCCATCTCCTCTATTTCTTCCATGGCCTGAGCTAGCCTCTCTTCTTCCTCTTTCCTGTAAACCTCTATCTGAAGGGAGTCGTAGTTCCAGATTATCTTTCCGTCCTGAATCTCAAAATCCACGCTAATCCTGACGACGTCTTCTTTTTTCACGCCAACCTCTCTAAACTTCTCGAAGATTGATTGATTTAGCTCTCCAGCAGCTCTCACGACCTCCTCGGGATTAACCTTGCCCCTCGTTATTGCAAAGAGCACTCTCCTAACCTTGTTGGCGTATCCAGAGGCCCGCACATAGCCAGTCATTAGCTTAGGCACGGACATCACCGTATAATTTTTAGCCACGCAGTCTATAAATCCTTATTGGTGAACCCCAGTGAACATCTTAATATTTGGTCCACCAGGGAGTGGAAAATCAACCCAGGCACGAAAGATAGTCGAGAAGTATGGCCTAACCTATATAGCCTCGGGCGATCTAATAAGGGCAGAAATATCGGCCGGAACGTCTCTCGGAAAGGAGATGGAGGCTTATCTGGCTCGGGGCGATCTAATTCCGGACACCGTCGTTAACACCCTGGTGATCTCAAAGCTCAGAAGAGTCAGGGAGAACTTCATAATGGATGGTTATCCGAGGACGCCGGAGCAGGTAATAGCCCTCGAAAACTATCTCTACGACCACGGCATCAAGATAGACGTGGCCATCGATATATTCATCCCCAAAGAGGAGAGCATTAAAAGGATATCGGGAAGGCGGATATGCTCTCAATGTGGAGCAGTATATCATGTCGACTTCAATCCACCAAAGGTGCCGGGAAGATGTGACGTCTGTGGTGGCAAGCTCATCCAGAGAGAGGACGACAGACCCGAGATAGTCGCGAAGCGCTATGATATATACACGGCCAACATGACGCCTATAATAAAGTTCTACCAGAAGCAGGGGATATACGTCCGGATAGAGGGGTGCGGCACTATAGGAGAAGTTTGGGAGAGAATAAGGCCCCTTCTCGACTACATTCACAATCTAGAGTCCCGATGAAGTATCCGAAAGGTTTTTCTTCTTCCCTATCTATCTCGGAGGGGCGATGATTTGACTCCGGAAAACCTGAGCTGATGATGACGTCCAGCCCGAATGAGCCGGGGTGGGAGGATGTTTCGCTTCGAGATAAAGGCGAGGGATGCCGCTGGAAGGATTGGGAGGCTTGAGGTTAACGGGAAAAGGATTGAAACGCCTGCGATAATGCCCGTTGTTAACCCGAAGCAACTCATCGTGACTCCGAGAGAGCTTGAGGAGATGGGCTTCGGGATAATAATCACTAACTCCTACATCATCTACAAGACTCCCGAGCTGAGGGAGAGGGCCCTTAAGGAGGGAATCCACCGACTGCTAGACTACAACGGAATCATAGAGGTGGATTCCGGCTCCTTTCAGCTTATGCGCTATGGGGGTGTCGAGGTCACCAACAGGGAGATAATCGAGTTTCAGCACAAAATAGGGGTTGATATAGGGACGTTCCTCGACATCCCTACACCTCCCGATGTTCCACGCGAAAAGGCTGAGGAGGATCTTAAGATAACGCTTGAGAGGGCGAGAGAGGCCGAGGAGATGAAGGAGATACCAATGAACGCAACCGTCCAGGGCTCCACGTATCTCAACCTAAGGACGCTCGCCGCAAGAAGGCTTAGTGAGATGAACTTCGAAATACACCCCATAGGGGCTGTTGTTCCCCTTATGGAGTCCTACCGCTTTAGGGAGCTCGTAGATGTTGTCATTGCGGCGAAGCTTGGCCTTAGACCAGACAGACCGGTGCACCTCTTCGGCGCTGGTCATCCTATGATATTCGCCCTCGCCGTGGCCATGGGGGTGGACCTCTTCGACTCCGCCTCTTATGCCCTCTACGCCAAGGACGACCGCTATCTAACTCCAGAAGGAACGAAGCACCTAAATGAGCTCGAGTACTTCCCCTGCTCCTGTCCCGTATGTAGCCGCTACACTCCCCAGGAGCTCAGAGAGATGCCAAAAGAGGAGCGGATGAGGCTCTTGGCAATCCATAACCTCTGGATGCTCAGGGAGGAGCTCAACCGTGTGAAGCAGGCCATAAGGGAAGGAGAGCTCTGGAAATTAGTTGATGAGAGAGCGAGAGCCCATCCTAAGCTTTACGCGGCCTACAAGAGGTTGCTCGACTACTACAAATTCTTGGAGGAGAACGAACCCATTACAAAAAAGTCGGCCCTGTTCAAGGTGAGCGAAGAAACCCTTAGATGGCCCATCGTGAGGAGGGCGAGGGAGAGAGCTGAGCGCGTGAAAGAGATTTTCCCCGAGACCTTGAGGCACCCAATATTCGGTGAGATTCCCAAGTACCTCTCGCTTAGCTATCCATTTGCTCAGAGCGAGGCCGAGGAGGATTTCACCATCGAGAGGCCGTCGAGAATGGATGCCAAGAAGTACGTGATGGCCATAGCTGAGTACCAGTTCGGCCCCGGGGCAGGAGAAGCCTTCAAGGATGCCTTCGTTGAGCTCTCTAAGAAAACGGGGATGCCGAGGCAAGTTAAGGCCAAGGGCGTCCATCTGGCCACGGTCAGGGCTGACGATGGCCTCCTGACGCTCGGCATCGAGGGGGCTAGGAGGCTTCATACCGTTCTGCCTTATCCCAGGATGCGCGTCGTGGTGAGCGAGGAGGCGGAGCCCTTTGTGAGGGAGGGCAGGGACGTCTTCGCAAAATTCGTGCTCTTTGCTGACCCAAACATACGGCCCTACGACGAGGTTCTTGTGGTGAACGAGAGGGATGAGCTCTTGGCGACGGGTCAGGCCCTGCTTAACGGCAGGGAGATGGTTGTCTTCACGACGGGAAGGGCCGTGAGGGTGAGGAGAGGAATAGCTCAAAGGACGCAGCACTCATAGAGTATTTCCACTTCCCTAACAGTCTTCGCCCACCCAAGGACATTCTTCGGTGGGTTCGTCAGTCTGTCGATGTCCGCTAAAATAGCTTTCCTATCAAACTCCTCTCTCCATCTTCCGAAGGGCCTCATGCACCCTACGCTTATCTCGCCCCCAAAGTGTTCGCGGGCGTATTCTACGACCCTAATTGTCTCATCAACGCCAGGTTTTGGAACGCCCTCCATCTCAGTTCCCTTTGTGGGTATCAGGACGTTAAGGACGAGGACATCTATCGGGTACTGGGCGAGCGTGTCGATGGCACTAAACTCCCAGTGAATCCTGCCGAAGTCGAGCCCTATAGTTATGTGCGGCGCCACCTTTATCTTGTTCTCTGTGAGGAGCTCCAGAATTCGAAGGTAGTCCTTCACGGTCTTGTCTATCTTGTAGACGCGCCTTATCACGTCATCATTGCCCACGAAGTCGAGGGAAACGATGTCCACGTATCTCAGCCACTCTAAATCGTCTTCATCGATAAAGCCCACGTGGGCGTTTAGCTTCAGGCTCGTCTCCCTCTTTATCGCCTTTATCTCCTCCGCGAACCTATCGAGGGGAACCTTGAGCCGCTCGTCGAGGCCACCGCTCAGCAGGCAACCCATGTATCCTTCTCGCTCAAGTGCCTTACAATAGTCCACGAGGTTTCTCCGCGTAACCTTCAGCATTCCCTCAAGGTAGTGATGATCACAGTGGGCACAGTTGAGATGGCAGTAGTTTCCCGTGACCGATATCGGGGGAAACTTCACGCTTGGAATGTAGACCTTGAGCTTTCTCATCCAAGAACCTCCCTCAAATCCCTCAGGAACGCCTCCAAGTGGTCTTTCCTCACGTGGGGCATCATGACTATCCTTATGTAGCCCCTGTGGGCACTTACACCCCAACCCCTCCCCTTCAGGACCCTCTCAACACGGGGCAGGTTCTTAGTCTTGAAGGCCACTATGTTGAGCATGGGTTCCCTAACGAGCCACGCTCCAGCGGTGTTCTTAATCTCTTGGGCGAACCACCTAGTGAGCTCCATCGCCCTGGCGACTATCTCCTTGTAGCCCTCGAAGCCGAGGTGCTTTATGAGGGCCCACACAGCCAGCGCGCTTGCCCCCGGCCTCGTACCAGTTATAGTGGCCTGCCACACCTTTCCCCCAGCCAGATAGGGGGCCAGAACGCTTATCACCTTGATGAACTTCTTCCTCCTGAATATTATCCCCCCGGCAGGAATGGGGGCCATGCCCATCTTGTGGGGGTCTATGGTCACGCTCTGAACTCCCTTCAGCCTGAAGTCGAAGTCAGGCAGGTCGTAGCCGAGGGCTTTCGCAAAGGGTATCACGAAGCCCCCAAAGGCAGCATCGACGTGAAGGGGGACGCCGTAGTCCCGAGCCAGATCGCTGAGGGCCGGGATGTCATCCACGACGCCCAGCCCAGTAGTTCCCGCTATGCCAACGATCCCTATCGTGTTGTCTCCTATCTTGCTCTCTACATCTCTCACATCCACCGTGTAATCGCTCTTAAGCTCAGCCCAAACGAGTTTCACGCCGAGCATTTCACCGGCCTTTATGAATGAGAAGTGGGCACTCTTCGGTAGTATAAGTTCGGGCTTCTCGACGTCGGCCATGTTGCGGAAAGCTCGAACGGCCAGTATATTGGCCTCCGTTCCCCCGGAGACTATGTGGCCGTATGCCCTTTCGAGGTGGAGAAGGTCACCAAGCATCTGAACGGCTTCCCTCTCTATCCTCCTGCTCCCCACGTGAAGCCCCGGGTCACCAAGATTCCTGTCTATGAACCTGCAGAAGACCTTGATGGCGAGTGGATGGGGCATAGTACACATAGACCCTAAGATCCTGCCTGAGTCAAACGTGAGATCTTCCCGAGTTAGCCTCTCCAGCTCCTCCAAAACTTCCTCTTCATCCATTCCCCTCTCCGGAAATCGCATGGTCTCACCACGCCTCCATATTTCGATGGCCGTTTAAAGTTTACCCTACAAGCCAGAGAGCAACAGCTACGGCGAGCTGATTCGAGAAGTTGTCGTCTGGTGGCAGTTCGTAGAGCTCTGCCACGGTCCCGACAAGGGAACCTAAAACGGCGGGAAAGATGCCAACTAGGGGCGTCAGAATCAGAAGGCCAGTCACGAAGTAAGCGAGGCTCCCTTCGAGGCTCTTCCCATTGCGGAATCTGTGCCTTCCGAAGGGCTTGCCAATTATCGCCGCCATGGCATCGCCTAGGGTCGCGAGGGTTATGCTTCCAAGAGCAACCTCCCTCGGAAAGAGCAAAACCACGAGGAAAGCCGCGCTTGTGAAATATATGTGGGCTCCGATTCCCCTCCTCTCGTGTTCTCTGGCTATGCCATCTATTTCCCTCTCCAGCTTTTCAACGACGTGGTTTGGAAGGCCGAGTTTCCGCTTTGCCCTCTCCCTGAGATCTTCGATGACGCGGAAGGGTTCGAGGGCCAGAAAGATGACGAGGGCAAAAGCCGTGAAGAAAAGGGCCGCATGTCTGCCGAGTAGGAGATATACGAGGGGCACGCTCAGACCTGTTAAATGGAGGGCCTTCCGTTTAATCTCAAGCTTTATGCTCACGTTCTATCACCTCTAAGGCCTCAGAGAGGTTCTTAACGACGAAATCGGCATGTCTTGCCTTTCTTCCTTTGAAGTACCCCCTTCTCACAAGTATCGTCGTCGCGCCGATGCTCTTGCCACCCTTCATGTCCGTCTCGTCCCTGTCACCCACAACGAACATCCTTCTCTCCTTTGGAAACATTCTCTTCGCGAGGATGAAGTTGTGGGGCTCGAACTTCGTGTGACCCGTCTCCCCGCTTATTATGACACCATCGAGATACCTAGCAATGCCAAGATGCTCTATCTTCCGCCTCTGCCACCTCGCCGAGGAGTCCGTGACGAGAACGATCTTTGCTCCCATCTCCTTCAGTCCTCTTAAGAATGGTTCTGCGTCTGGGTAAAGGTGGAGGTGCGAAAAGAAAGCCTTGTCAAACTCCTCGGCTATATCACTGTAATTCTCTCCCTTATAAATCCTCCCCATAACCTTCTGGACTATCTCGTCGAGGCCAAGAAGGTGGAGCTCCCTCATCTCCTCTAGTTCCTTATACCTCCTCGAGGCGACGTAGAGAAATGCTCTGAACTTTCTCAGCCTGAATATTCTGGGAAGTAGCCTTATGGCGGCCTTCTTGGCTGCCTCCCACGTGTTGCAAAGGGTGTCGTCGAGATCTACTATCACAAGCATCGCTCTCGGTTGAAGTATATGAGGACTTTAAAAATGCTTTTGGCAAAAGCC belongs to Pyrococcus yayanosii CH1 and includes:
- the tgtA gene encoding tRNA guanosine(15) transglycosylase TgtA, with the protein product MFRFEIKARDAAGRIGRLEVNGKRIETPAIMPVVNPKQLIVTPRELEEMGFGIIITNSYIIYKTPELRERALKEGIHRLLDYNGIIEVDSGSFQLMRYGGVEVTNREIIEFQHKIGVDIGTFLDIPTPPDVPREKAEEDLKITLERAREAEEMKEIPMNATVQGSTYLNLRTLAARRLSEMNFEIHPIGAVVPLMESYRFRELVDVVIAAKLGLRPDRPVHLFGAGHPMIFALAVAMGVDLFDSASYALYAKDDRYLTPEGTKHLNELEYFPCSCPVCSRYTPQELREMPKEERMRLLAIHNLWMLREELNRVKQAIREGELWKLVDERARAHPKLYAAYKRLLDYYKFLEENEPITKKSALFKVSEETLRWPIVRRARERAERVKEIFPETLRHPIFGEIPKYLSLSYPFAQSEAEEDFTIERPSRMDAKKYVMAIAEYQFGPGAGEAFKDAFVELSKKTGMPRQVKAKGVHLATVRADDGLLTLGIEGARRLHTVLPYPRMRVVVSEEAEPFVREGRDVFAKFVLFADPNIRPYDEVLVVNERDELLATGQALLNGREMVVFTTGRAVRVRRGIAQRTQHS
- the mfnA gene encoding tyrosine decarboxylase MfnA; the encoded protein is MRFPERGMDEEEVLEELERLTREDLTFDSGRILGSMCTMPHPLAIKVFCRFIDRNLGDPGLHVGSRRIEREAVQMLGDLLHLERAYGHIVSGGTEANILAVRAFRNMADVEKPELILPKSAHFSFIKAGEMLGVKLVWAELKSDYTVDVRDVESKIGDNTIGIVGIAGTTGLGVVDDIPALSDLARDYGVPLHVDAAFGGFVIPFAKALGYDLPDFDFRLKGVQSVTIDPHKMGMAPIPAGGIIFRRKKFIKVISVLAPYLAGGKVWQATITGTRPGASALAVWALIKHLGFEGYKEIVARAMELTRWFAQEIKNTAGAWLVREPMLNIVAFKTKNLPRVERVLKGRGWGVSAHRGYIRIVMMPHVRKDHLEAFLRDLREVLG
- a CDS encoding diacylglycerol/polyprenol kinase family protein is translated as MSIKLEIKRKALHLTGLSVPLVYLLLGRHAALFFTAFALVIFLALEPFRVIEDLRERAKRKLGLPNHVVEKLEREIDGIAREHERRGIGAHIYFTSAAFLVVLLFPREVALGSITLATLGDAMAAIIGKPFGRHRFRNGKSLEGSLAYFVTGLLILTPLVGIFPAVLGSLVGTVAELYELPPDDNFSNQLAVAVALWLVG
- a CDS encoding single- stranded DNA-binding family protein, whose protein sequence is MPKLMTGYVRASGYANKVRRVLFAITRGKVNPEEVVRAAGELNQSIFEKFREVGVKKEDVVRISVDFEIQDGKIIWNYDSLQIEVYRKEEEERLAQAMEEIEEMEKAFEEAIKELEGLAEKLRRLSEEISEKVERIKQEHTGLKLRVEEDET
- a CDS encoding adenylate kinase; amino-acid sequence: MNILIFGPPGSGKSTQARKIVEKYGLTYIASGDLIRAEISAGTSLGKEMEAYLARGDLIPDTVVNTLVISKLRRVRENFIMDGYPRTPEQVIALENYLYDHGIKIDVAIDIFIPKEESIKRISGRRICSQCGAVYHVDFNPPKVPGRCDVCGGKLIQREDDRPEIVAKRYDIYTANMTPIIKFYQKQGIYVRIEGCGTIGEVWERIRPLLDYIHNLESR
- a CDS encoding radical SAM protein encodes the protein MRKLKVYIPSVKFPPISVTGNYCHLNCAHCDHHYLEGMLKVTRRNLVDYCKALEREGYMGCLLSGGLDERLKVPLDRFAEEIKAIKRETSLKLNAHVGFIDEDDLEWLRYVDIVSLDFVGNDDVIRRVYKIDKTVKDYLRILELLTENKIKVAPHITIGLDFGRIHWEFSAIDTLAQYPIDVLVLNVLIPTKGTEMEGVPKPGVDETIRVVEYAREHFGGEISVGCMRPFGRWREEFDRKAILADIDRLTNPPKNVLGWAKTVREVEILYECCVL